The Polyodon spathula isolate WHYD16114869_AA chromosome 13, ASM1765450v1, whole genome shotgun sequence genome includes a region encoding these proteins:
- the LOC121325435 gene encoding cytochrome P450 26A1-like, which produces MVWYTLFATFLCTLVLPVLLFLAAVKLWEMYIVSGRDPKCQSPLPPGTMGLPFLGETLQMVLQRRKFLQMKRQKYGFIYKTHLFGNPTVRVMGAENVRQILMGEHKLVAVQWPASVRTILGSGSLSNLHDSQHKNRKKVIMKAFSTDSFQHYIPVIEEEVRSAVSEWQENCSCVLVYPEVKRLMFRIAMRILLGFEPEQIKRDEHELVDAFEEMIRNLFSLPIDVPFSGLYRGLKARNFIHSKIEENIRAKISKRHEESQYKDALQLLIENCEKNGEPLSMQELKESATELLFGGHETTASAATSLVMFLGLHQEVVENVRKELHAKGILGSNSQDKQMDIEMLGQLKYTGCVIKETLRLSPPVPGAFRVALKTFTLNGYQIPKGWNVIYSICDTHDVADIFPDKEEFNPERFMTGSPEDSSRFKYIPFGGGSRSCVGKEFAKILLKIFLVELTKKCSWTLLNGPPTMKTGPTIYPVDNLPTKFSSFIDNFN; this is translated from the exons atggtttggtaCACACTGTTTGCAACTTTTCTTTGTACGCTTGTGCTTCCAGTTTTGCTGTTTCTAGCTGCTGTTAAGCTATGGGAAATGTATATCGTGAGTGGACGGGACCCTAAATGCCAGAGTCCCCTTCCGCCAGGTACTATGGGGTTACCATTCCTTGGCGAGACTCTCCAAATGGTCTTACAG agacGAAAATTTTTACAGATGAAACGCCAGAAATACGGTTTCATCTACAAAACCCATCTCTTCGGTAATCCCACTGTGCGGGTTATGGGAGCTGAAAATGTCAGGCAGATTTTAATGGGGGAACATAAACTTGTTGCTGTTCAGTGGCCAGCCTCTGTAAGGACCATTTTGGGCTCCGGTTCTCTCTCCAATCTACACGACTCCCAGCACAAAAACAGGAAAAAG GTAATAATGAAGGCATTCTCCACGGATTCCTTTCAACATTACATCCCAGTGATCGAGGAAGAAGTGAGAAGCGCGGTTTCAGAGTGGCAGGAGAACTGCTCCTGCGTTCTGGTCTACCCCGAGGTGAAGCGACTGATGTTCCGCATCGCTATGAGGATCCTCCTCGGCTTTGAGCCAGAACAGATCAAGAGAGACGAGCATGAGTTGGTGGATGCGTTTGAGGAAATGATTAGGAACCTATTCTCTCTTCCTATTGACGTCCCTTTCAGCGGCTTATACAGA GGTCTGAAGGCTCGCAATTTTATCCATTCAAAAATCGAAGAAAACATCCGAGCAAAGATTTCCAAGCGTCACGAAGAAAGCCAATACAAAGATGCGCTTCAGCTGTTGATTGAGAACTGTGAGAAAAACGGAGAGCCGCTCAGCATGCAG GAGCTGAAGGAGTCTGCAACTGAATTGCTTTTTGGAGGTCACGAAACTACAGCCAGCGCTGCCACATCTCTGGTGATGTTCCTTGGTCTGCACCAGGAGGTGGTTGAAAATGTGAGAAAAGAGCTTCACGCAAAG GGAATTTTGGGGAGCAACTCTCAAGATAAACAAATGGACATTGAAATGCTGGGACAGCTTAAGTACACGGGATGTGTCATCAAAGAGACTCTGCGGCTAAGCCCCCCTGTCCCAGGAGCTTTCCGGGTGGCTCTTAAGACTTTCACGTTAAAC GGCTATCAAATCCCCAAAGGATGGAAtgtcatttacagtatttgtgaCACGCATGACGTAGCTGATATTTTCCCTGACAAAGAGGAGTTTAACCCGGAGCGCTTCATGACCGGCTCTCCAGAAGATTCTTCCCGGTTTAAGTACATCCCATTCGGCGGGGGCTCCAGGAGCTGTGTGGGCAAGGAGTTTGCCAAGATCCTCCTCAAGATATTCTTAGTGGAGCTAACAAAGAAATGTAGCTGGACACTCCTGAACGGACCCCCGACAATGAAAACAGGCCCAACCATTTATCCAGTGGACAATCTCCCCACCAAATTCAGCAGTTTTATTGATAATTTTAACTAA
- the LOC121325408 gene encoding cytochrome P450 26B1-like yields the protein MLKMFLLEVSYFMVLGTAFTSIISVLLLLAVSRQLWAFRWRMTRDRTCKLPLPKGSMGWPLFGETFHWLLQGSSFHISRREKYGKVFRTHLLGKPVIRVTGAENIRKILLGEHNLVSTQWPQSTRIILGANTLVNSIGDLHTQKRKILAKVFSHAALEAYIPRIQGVVRTEVESWCANRGSINVYPSAKALTFRIAVRVLLGLNVEDDHLDYLSKTFEQLMDNLFSLPLDVPFSGLRKGIKARDILHECMEKIIAEKLQQPGEHNDAIDYMLSSAKENGNELNIKELKESAVELIFAAYSTTASASTSLILQLTRHPSVAEKAKHELVSQGLNGRRARFTKTENRLPTVVFTKGSTEKRGTHGECNPTTETKPRKGFEETTTGPPDTMPATAEEGHYSRRLQPYLSLEKLSELHYLDCVVKEVLRTLPPVSGGYRTALQTFELDGYQIPKGWSVMYSIRDTHETAAVYQSPELFDPDRFGAEREEGKAGRFNYIPFGGGVRSCIGRKLAQIILKILAVELLNTARWELATPTYPKMQTVPIVHPVNGLHVCFNYLNSHEENNASQKP from the exons ATGCTGAAAATGTTCCTGCTTGAGGTCAGTTATTTCATGGTGCTGGGCACTGCCTTCACGTCTATAATCTCCGTGCTGCTGTTACTTGCCGTATCCCGTCAACTCTGGGCCTTTCGCTGGCGCATGACAAGGGACAGGACGTGTAAACTGCCTCTTCCGAAGGGTTCCATGGGTTGGCCACTGTTCGGAGAAACGTTTCACTGGCTGCTGCAG ggTTCCAGTTTTCACATCTCCAGGAGGGAGAAGTACGGAAAAGTCTTTAGGACACATCTCTTAGGCAAACCTGTTATCCGAGTGACGGGAGCCGAGAACATCCGTAAAATATTACTGGGAGAACATAACTTAGTGAGCACACAATGGCCCCAAAGTACTCGGATCATCCTTGGCGCTAACACTTTGGTTAACTCTATTGGGGATCTCCACACACAGAAAAGAAAG ATTTTAGCCAAAGTGTTTAGCCACGCGGCTCTGGAGGCGTATATCCCCCGCATTCAGGGTGTTGTCAGGACAGAGGTTGAAAGCTGGTGTGCAAATCGGGGCTCCATCAACGTATACCCTTCTGCCAAAGCCCTCACTTTTCGCATCGCAGTCCGCGTCCTATTGGGGCTCAATGTGGAAGACGATCATCTGGACTACCTTTCCAAGACTTTTGAGCAGCTTATGGATAACCTGTTCTCCCTTCCTCTTGACGTGCCATTTAGTGGGCTTCGTAAA GGTATCAAAGCTCGAGATATACTCCACGAATGTATGGAGAAAATCATTGCGGAAAAACTACAGCAACCAGGGGAACACAATGACGCAATTGATTACATGCTGAGCAGTGCTAAGGAAAATGGCAACGAATTAAACATAAAGGagttaaag GAGTCTGCTGTTGAACTTATCTTTGCAGCCTACTCTACCACCGCGAGCGCTAGCACCTCTCTGATCCTGCAGCTCACGAGGCACCCCTCTGTCGCTGAGAAAGCCAAGCACGAGCTGGTCTCACAGGGACTTAACGGGCGCCGTGCGCGGTTTACAAAGACGGAAAACAGACTGCCGACTGTCGTCTTCACCAAAGGGTCAACAGAAAAACGAGGTACACACGGAGAATGTAATCCAACAACGGAAACTAAACCTCGGAAAGGTTTTGAAGAAACCACCACCGGGCCACCGGATACCATGCCAGCTACCGCGGAAGAGGGACACTATTCTCGCCGTCTTCAACCGTATTTAAGTTTGGAGAAACTGAGTGAATTGCACTATCTGGACTGCGTGGTTAAAGAAGTGCTTAGGACTCTCCCGCCGGTGTCTGGGGGTTACAGAACAGCCCTGCAAACCTTTGAGCTAGAC GGATATCAGATTCCAAAAGGATGGAGTGTCATGTATAGTATCCGAGATACCCACGAAACAGCTGCCGTTTACCAGAGCCCAGAACTGTTTGACCCGGACCGCTTTGGAGCCGAGAGGGAAGAGGGCAAGGCGGGTCGATTCAACTACATCCCTTTCGGTGGAGGGGTCAGAAGCTGTATAGGCAGAAAACTGGCACAGATCATATTGAAAATTCTAGCTGTCGAATTACTCAATACAGCGAGATGGGAGCTCGCCACACCAACTTATCCCAAAATGCAAACGGTCCCCATTGTGCATCCGGTGAATGGGCTCCATGTTTGTTTCAATTACTTAAACTCTCACGAGGAAAACAATGCATCTCAGAAACCATAG